In the Brucella anthropi ATCC 49188 genome, one interval contains:
- a CDS encoding FAD-binding oxidoreductase → MLDTALIERFSAIVGEKNALTAPEDLAAYLVEQRDLYHGRTPLVLRPGSTEEVAAIMKLASETKTPVVPQGGNTGLVGGQQPDESGAAITLSLGRMNRIRNLDTVGNLVTLEAGVILKNLQEAAEKAGRLFPLSLGAEGSCQIGGNLGSNAGGTAVLAYGNMRELCLGLEVVLPTGEILNDLRYVKKDNTGYDLKDLFIGSEGTLGVITAAVLNIFPQPKGKGVAYAGLRNPEDVLRLFQLATEHAGPSLTGFELMPRVGVEFTVRHVDGVRDPLESPHDWYVLIDISSTRSEEDARTTLETILTEAFENDIIQDAAIGESVAQAQSFWKMREEMSWAQKPEGGSIKHDISVPVASIPAFIHEANAATLEMIPGARIVCFGHIGDGNLHYNVSQPVGADKEAFLARWHELNHRIHTIVASYTGSISAEHGIGQLKREELAFFKQDVALDLMRRIKSAFDPAGIMNPGKVL, encoded by the coding sequence ATGCTGGACACCGCTCTGATCGAACGTTTCTCCGCCATCGTGGGCGAAAAGAATGCGCTCACCGCGCCGGAAGATCTCGCCGCTTATCTCGTCGAGCAGCGCGATCTCTATCACGGTCGCACACCTCTCGTCCTTCGTCCGGGTTCGACGGAAGAAGTCGCGGCGATCATGAAACTTGCCAGCGAGACGAAAACGCCGGTGGTGCCGCAGGGTGGCAATACGGGCCTCGTTGGTGGCCAGCAGCCCGATGAAAGCGGCGCAGCCATCACTCTGTCGCTCGGTCGTATGAACCGTATCCGTAACCTCGATACGGTCGGCAATCTGGTAACGCTTGAAGCCGGTGTCATCCTGAAGAACCTTCAGGAAGCTGCTGAAAAAGCCGGTCGCCTGTTTCCGCTGTCGCTGGGTGCCGAAGGTTCATGCCAGATCGGTGGCAATCTTGGTTCCAACGCTGGCGGCACGGCAGTGCTTGCCTATGGCAACATGCGCGAGCTTTGCCTCGGCCTTGAGGTTGTGCTGCCGACCGGCGAGATTCTCAACGATCTTCGCTATGTGAAGAAGGACAATACTGGTTACGACCTGAAAGACCTTTTCATCGGTTCGGAAGGCACGCTTGGTGTCATCACGGCTGCGGTGCTGAACATCTTCCCGCAGCCGAAGGGCAAGGGCGTGGCTTATGCAGGACTGCGCAATCCGGAAGACGTGCTGCGCCTGTTCCAGCTTGCAACGGAACATGCAGGCCCGTCGCTGACCGGCTTCGAATTGATGCCGCGCGTGGGGGTTGAGTTTACGGTGCGCCATGTCGATGGCGTGCGCGATCCGCTCGAAAGCCCGCATGACTGGTATGTACTGATCGATATTTCTTCTACCCGCTCAGAAGAAGATGCGCGCACGACGCTGGAAACGATCCTGACCGAAGCCTTCGAGAACGATATTATTCAGGATGCGGCCATCGGCGAAAGCGTTGCGCAGGCGCAGTCCTTCTGGAAAATGCGCGAGGAAATGTCCTGGGCGCAGAAGCCGGAAGGTGGCTCGATCAAGCACGATATATCTGTGCCGGTCGCATCCATCCCCGCCTTCATCCACGAAGCCAATGCCGCGACGCTGGAAATGATTCCCGGTGCGCGCATCGTTTGCTTCGGCCATATCGGCGACGGCAACCTGCATTACAACGTTTCGCAGCCGGTAGGCGCTGACAAGGAAGCCTTTCTTGCGCGTTGGCACGAGCTGAACCACCGTATCCACACGATCGTCGCGAGCTATACGGGTTCGATTTCGGCAGAACACGGCATTGGTCAGCTCAAGCGCGAAGAACTGGCTTTCTTCAAGCAGGATGTCGCGCTTGACCTGATGCGCCGCATCAAGTCAGCTTTCGATCCGGCGGGCATTATGAACCCCGGCAAGGTTCTATAA
- a CDS encoding DUF6101 family protein, translating to MMSKGLKPDWAGRELRLDPFHFPQVVSYATHDGSSDVTFTINERGAVIRQVLPSSGLPMSIALPANAFVGVAARAVEDEFGEITVTLELMHEDPQLSVPLLVAHDLTDVAADWRAWAASFNLPMMLVEEDGVARPLYESTGAVRTSQPQARRQGQEPRRRRPRFLARRKTGTLGVRLVISGKEIIARN from the coding sequence ATGATGAGCAAGGGACTGAAGCCCGACTGGGCAGGACGGGAATTGCGGCTCGATCCGTTTCACTTTCCGCAGGTTGTGAGCTATGCGACCCATGACGGGAGCAGCGACGTTACCTTCACCATCAACGAGCGCGGTGCAGTGATCCGGCAGGTTCTGCCTTCAAGCGGCCTGCCGATGTCGATCGCTCTCCCGGCCAACGCATTTGTCGGCGTTGCCGCCCGTGCGGTGGAAGACGAGTTCGGCGAAATCACGGTGACGCTGGAGCTGATGCATGAAGACCCGCAACTCTCCGTTCCCTTGCTTGTCGCACATGATCTGACTGACGTTGCCGCCGACTGGCGCGCCTGGGCGGCAAGCTTCAATCTGCCGATGATGCTGGTCGAGGAAGACGGCGTCGCCCGCCCGCTTTATGAAAGCACCGGTGCGGTCCGCACCAGCCAGCCGCAGGCTCGCCGTCAGGGGCAGGAGCCGCGCCGTCGCCGTCCGCGTTTTCTCGCTCGCCGCAAGACCGGTACGCTTGGCGTCCGTCTGGTGATCTCCGGCAAGGAAATCATTGCTCGAAATTGA
- a CDS encoding crotonase/enoyl-CoA hydratase family protein: MSEHILIERKGAIQIIRLNRADKKNAITRAMYATMAKALKDGDADDAVRVHVFLGVPGAFSSGNDMQDFMAAAMGGDLGNDILDFLGALSSAKKPIVSGVDGLAIGIGTTIHLHCDLTFATSRALFRTPFVDLGLVPEAASSLLAPPLMGHQKAFALLALGHGFTAEAAQEAGIVYQIVAEDALETEVMKAAEEIAVKPPQAMQIARALMRMPAEKVSERIAREAKHFAERLTSDEAREAVMAFLSRKK; encoded by the coding sequence ATGAGCGAACACATCCTGATTGAGCGCAAAGGCGCGATCCAAATCATCCGTCTTAACCGGGCCGACAAGAAAAACGCCATTACCCGCGCCATGTATGCCACCATGGCAAAGGCGCTCAAGGACGGCGATGCCGATGACGCGGTGCGTGTGCATGTGTTTCTCGGGGTTCCAGGTGCATTCTCATCCGGCAACGACATGCAGGATTTCATGGCGGCTGCGATGGGCGGCGATCTCGGCAACGACATTCTGGATTTTCTGGGTGCTCTTTCCAGCGCAAAAAAGCCGATCGTTTCCGGTGTCGATGGCCTTGCCATCGGCATCGGCACGACCATCCACCTGCATTGCGACCTGACATTTGCAACGTCGCGGGCCTTGTTCCGCACGCCTTTCGTCGATCTTGGCCTTGTGCCGGAAGCAGCTTCCAGTCTGCTGGCACCACCGCTGATGGGACACCAAAAGGCATTTGCCCTGCTGGCGCTCGGTCATGGATTTACCGCGGAAGCCGCACAGGAAGCCGGGATCGTCTATCAGATCGTTGCCGAAGATGCGCTGGAAACGGAAGTGATGAAGGCCGCAGAAGAAATCGCTGTCAAGCCTCCGCAGGCCATGCAGATCGCCCGTGCGCTGATGCGCATGCCAGCTGAAAAAGTTTCCGAACGTATTGCACGTGAGGCCAAACATTTTGCTGAACGGCTTACCTCGGATGAAGCCCGCGAGGCCGTCATGGCATTTCTCAGCCGAAAAAAATAA
- a CDS encoding acyl-CoA dehydrogenase, whose protein sequence is MYRAPVSEISHTLMKVAGLEKALDDNRFPDFSADLAAAILEEAGKFASERVEPLRITGDKHGATVKDGVVTTAPGWKELYRDWIEGGWNSLTGTPEYGGQGLPTMMSVAVSEMWNSGTLAFAIAPTLTMGAVEAVEKHASKELKDIYLEKLISGEWMGTMNLTEPHAGSDLGVMRTRAERAGDGSYRIFGQKIFITYGEHDLTDNIVHLVLARLPDAPAGTKGISLFLVPKFLVNDDGSLGRRNDLFCSGLEHKMGIHASPTCTMIYGDGFVKGEEQGAVGYLIGEENRGLACMFTMMNNARLLVGIQGVGVAEAAYQQALAYAKERKQGRAIGADPKQGMSPIIEHPDVQRMLLTMKALTQVARSITYSCAHAIDMSHATEGADQQFWSDRAGLLTPLAKSFATDAGVDVASLGIQIHGGMGFIEETGAAQLLRDARITPIYEGTNGIQAIDLVARKLPLGHGEHIKGFLAELQDDADKAAASNRPELGETGARLSKAINEAREATDWLQKAVAEGQLEAALAGASPYQRLLSLVSGGAYLARAALADDDSGRAVLSRFFAENMLAEVSSLKDTVITGAASLAAAKSALEA, encoded by the coding sequence ATGTATCGCGCGCCGGTTTCTGAAATTTCCCATACGCTGATGAAGGTTGCAGGGCTGGAGAAAGCCCTCGACGACAACCGCTTCCCCGATTTTTCCGCCGATCTTGCCGCTGCCATTCTGGAAGAAGCCGGCAAGTTTGCCTCAGAGCGCGTCGAGCCGCTGCGCATCACCGGCGACAAGCATGGCGCGACCGTCAAGGACGGCGTTGTCACCACCGCGCCGGGCTGGAAAGAGCTATATCGCGACTGGATCGAAGGCGGCTGGAACTCGCTGACCGGCACGCCGGAATATGGCGGTCAGGGCCTGCCCACGATGATGTCGGTGGCAGTGAGCGAAATGTGGAACTCCGGGACGCTTGCCTTCGCCATCGCGCCGACACTGACCATGGGCGCAGTCGAAGCGGTCGAAAAGCACGCCTCCAAGGAGTTGAAGGACATCTATCTCGAAAAGCTCATCAGCGGCGAGTGGATGGGCACGATGAATCTGACTGAACCGCACGCCGGTTCCGATCTTGGTGTAATGCGTACCCGTGCGGAACGTGCCGGTGACGGCAGCTACCGCATCTTCGGCCAGAAGATTTTCATCACCTATGGCGAGCATGACCTGACCGACAATATCGTGCATCTGGTGCTGGCGCGCCTGCCCGATGCCCCGGCCGGGACGAAGGGCATTTCGCTTTTCCTCGTACCCAAATTCCTCGTCAACGATGATGGCTCGCTTGGCCGCAGGAACGATCTGTTCTGCTCCGGCCTTGAGCACAAGATGGGCATCCATGCCTCGCCAACCTGCACCATGATCTATGGTGATGGTTTCGTGAAGGGTGAAGAACAGGGCGCGGTTGGCTACCTGATCGGCGAGGAAAATCGTGGGCTGGCCTGCATGTTCACCATGATGAACAATGCGCGTCTTCTGGTCGGCATTCAGGGTGTCGGCGTTGCCGAGGCCGCTTATCAACAGGCCCTTGCCTATGCCAAGGAGCGCAAGCAGGGCCGCGCCATCGGTGCTGATCCTAAGCAAGGCATGAGCCCGATTATCGAGCATCCCGATGTACAGCGCATGTTGCTGACCATGAAGGCGCTAACGCAGGTTGCCCGTTCGATCACCTATTCCTGCGCACATGCCATCGACATGAGCCATGCAACGGAGGGCGCAGACCAGCAGTTCTGGTCGGATCGCGCCGGTCTGCTGACGCCGCTCGCCAAGAGCTTTGCGACCGATGCAGGCGTGGATGTTGCTTCGCTGGGCATCCAGATTCACGGCGGCATGGGCTTCATCGAAGAGACAGGTGCTGCGCAATTGCTGCGTGATGCCCGGATTACCCCGATCTACGAAGGCACCAACGGCATTCAGGCCATCGACCTCGTGGCGCGCAAGCTGCCGCTTGGGCATGGCGAGCATATCAAGGGCTTCCTTGCAGAATTGCAGGACGACGCCGACAAGGCCGCCGCATCCAATCGTCCGGAACTCGGCGAAACCGGCGCTCGCCTTTCCAAGGCCATCAATGAGGCCCGCGAAGCCACGGACTGGCTGCAAAAGGCAGTTGCCGAAGGGCAGCTTGAGGCAGCACTTGCCGGAGCCTCGCCTTATCAGCGGCTTTTGTCGCTCGTTTCCGGCGGCGCCTATCTCGCGCGTGCGGCGCTCGCGGATGACGATAGCGGCCGCGCAGTGCTGAGCCGCTTCTTTGCGGAAAATATGCTTGCCGAAGTATCGTCCCTGAAAGACACCGTCATCACCGGCGCTGCCAGCCTAGCCGCCGCCAAATCCGCGCTGGAGGCATAG
- the purD gene encoding phosphoribosylamine--glycine ligase, which produces MRVLLIGSGGREHALAWKLSASPSLTKLYCAPGNPGIATIAELVDIGVDDHQALIAFAKDKKIDLVVVGPEAPLVAGLSDEMRAEGIRVFGPSKAAAQLEGSKGFTKDLCARFDIPTGAYGRFNNAPKAKAYIRQQGAPIVVKADGLAAGKGVIVAMTLDEALDAVDACFEGAFGSAGAEVVVEEFLDGEEASFFCICDGKTALPLGSAQDHKRVGDGDTGPNTGGMGAYAPAPVMTPEIVERTMRELIEPTMRGMAEIGAPFSGILFLGLMIGKDGPKLIEYNTRFGDPECQVLMMRLNSDLLALINAAVDGKLDEVSLDWKNQPALTVVMAAEGYPSNVKKGSVIRDLDKLEGIDGVKLFHAGTAEKDGSIVASGGRVLNITAIADTVAEAQARAYEAVKLIDWPEGFYRSDIGWRAVERETQADKK; this is translated from the coding sequence ATGAGAGTTCTTTTAATCGGTTCTGGCGGTCGTGAACATGCTCTGGCCTGGAAACTGTCCGCTTCTCCGTCACTGACAAAACTCTATTGCGCTCCCGGCAATCCGGGCATTGCGACGATCGCGGAACTCGTCGACATCGGTGTCGATGACCATCAGGCTCTGATTGCTTTCGCCAAGGACAAGAAGATCGATCTCGTGGTGGTCGGGCCTGAAGCACCACTGGTGGCTGGCCTTTCCGATGAAATGCGTGCCGAGGGTATCCGTGTGTTCGGCCCCTCCAAGGCTGCGGCACAGCTTGAAGGGTCGAAGGGTTTCACCAAGGATCTCTGCGCGCGCTTCGATATTCCGACAGGCGCTTATGGCCGCTTCAACAATGCGCCCAAGGCCAAGGCCTATATCCGCCAGCAGGGTGCGCCCATCGTCGTCAAGGCCGACGGGCTCGCCGCAGGCAAGGGCGTGATCGTTGCGATGACGCTCGATGAAGCGCTCGACGCCGTGGATGCCTGTTTCGAGGGCGCATTCGGTTCCGCCGGTGCCGAAGTGGTGGTTGAGGAATTTCTGGACGGCGAAGAAGCAAGCTTCTTCTGCATATGCGATGGCAAGACCGCCTTGCCGCTCGGCTCGGCGCAAGATCACAAGCGTGTCGGCGACGGCGACACCGGCCCGAATACAGGCGGCATGGGTGCCTATGCTCCAGCTCCGGTCATGACGCCGGAAATCGTCGAACGCACCATGCGCGAACTGATCGAACCGACCATGCGCGGCATGGCGGAAATCGGCGCGCCCTTCTCCGGCATTTTGTTCCTCGGCCTGATGATCGGCAAGGACGGCCCGAAGCTCATCGAATACAACACCCGTTTCGGTGACCCGGAATGCCAGGTGCTTATGATGCGCCTCAACAGCGACCTGCTCGCGCTCATCAATGCTGCCGTGGACGGCAAACTTGATGAAGTCTCGCTCGACTGGAAAAACCAGCCTGCGCTGACGGTTGTGATGGCTGCGGAGGGCTATCCGTCCAATGTGAAGAAGGGCAGCGTCATCCGCGATCTCGACAAGCTCGAAGGCATTGATGGCGTCAAACTCTTCCACGCGGGAACGGCGGAGAAGGACGGCAGCATCGTTGCCAGTGGGGGCCGCGTGCTCAACATCACTGCCATTGCCGACACGGTCGCCGAAGCACAGGCACGCGCCTATGAAGCCGTAAAGCTCATCGACTGGCCGGAAGGCTTCTATCGCTCCGATATCGGCTGGCGCGCTGTCGAGCGGGAAACCCAAGCCGACAAGAAATAG
- the ubiA gene encoding 4-hydroxybenzoate octaprenyltransferase, translated as MSQPELHGSIQSRNAQGRVKDAPSGHWVYKLLPHWLWPYAQLARWDRPIGWQLLLWPCWWSAALVAGAGAKPGDGAWAVMPSIWHLVLFLIGAIAMRGSGCTYNDLVDQDIDDKVDRTRSRPLPSGQVTRGQAKIFLVLQALVGLVVVLQFNWFTIGLGIFSLLIVAAYPFMKRITNWPQFVLGLAFSWGALMGWAAVEGSLSLAPVLLYIGAILWTIGYDTIYAHQDKEDDALVGVRSTARLFGKHTKTALMILYGGAIGFFAAAFAVAQVPMPALAGLLAAGVHLYRQIIVLDIDNPDQCLKLFKSNNIVGWLIFLGLVLGSLWVAVKPLV; from the coding sequence ATGTCACAGCCCGAACTACACGGATCGATTCAGTCACGCAATGCGCAAGGGCGTGTAAAGGATGCTCCATCGGGCCATTGGGTCTATAAGCTGCTGCCGCACTGGCTCTGGCCCTATGCGCAGCTCGCCCGCTGGGATCGTCCCATCGGATGGCAGCTCCTGCTCTGGCCATGCTGGTGGTCGGCAGCGTTGGTGGCAGGTGCGGGCGCCAAGCCGGGCGATGGCGCCTGGGCCGTCATGCCTTCGATCTGGCATCTCGTTCTGTTCCTGATCGGCGCCATTGCCATGCGTGGCTCCGGCTGCACCTATAACGATCTTGTCGATCAGGATATTGACGACAAGGTGGATCGCACACGTTCAAGGCCACTGCCGTCGGGGCAGGTGACACGTGGTCAGGCCAAGATTTTTCTGGTTCTGCAGGCGCTGGTTGGTCTTGTGGTGGTGCTGCAGTTCAACTGGTTTACGATTGGACTGGGCATTTTCTCGCTTCTGATCGTCGCCGCTTATCCTTTCATGAAGCGCATTACCAACTGGCCGCAATTCGTGCTTGGTCTTGCTTTCTCATGGGGCGCACTCATGGGCTGGGCTGCGGTGGAAGGTTCGCTCAGCCTTGCGCCGGTGCTTCTCTATATCGGCGCGATCCTGTGGACGATCGGCTATGACACGATCTATGCGCATCAGGATAAGGAAGACGATGCGCTGGTGGGCGTGCGCTCCACGGCGCGCCTGTTCGGCAAGCACACCAAGACGGCGCTGATGATCCTTTATGGCGGCGCTATTGGTTTCTTCGCGGCGGCTTTCGCCGTGGCGCAGGTGCCGATGCCAGCACTGGCCGGATTGCTCGCAGCAGGCGTGCATCTCTATCGCCAGATCATCGTGCTCGATATCGACAATCCCGACCAGTGCCTGAAACTGTTCAAATCCAACAATATTGTTGGCTGGCTGATTTTCCTCGGGCTCGTTCTCGGAAGTCTCTGGGTGGCGGTCAAGCCGCTGGTATAA
- the pdxH gene encoding pyridoxamine 5'-phosphate oxidase, translating into MTNASDDFTESSQPFKLFADWLTDAKASEPNDPNAVALATVDPDGLPNVRMVLLKDFDEQGFVFYTNYESTKGKEILSAEKAAMCFHWKTLRRQVRVRGAVEKVSDAEADAYYASRPRGSRIGAWASKQSRPLESRFALEKAVAEYTAKYAIGDIPRPSYWSGFRIRPVSIEFWHDRAFRLHDRVLFTRPAPEGDWNKERLYP; encoded by the coding sequence ATGACAAACGCAAGCGACGACTTCACCGAATCCTCCCAGCCGTTCAAACTTTTTGCAGACTGGCTGACCGACGCCAAAGCAAGCGAACCGAACGATCCGAATGCGGTCGCGCTGGCAACAGTCGATCCCGACGGCCTGCCCAATGTGCGCATGGTGCTGTTGAAGGATTTCGACGAACAGGGATTCGTCTTCTACACCAATTATGAAAGCACCAAGGGCAAGGAAATCCTGTCAGCGGAAAAGGCTGCGATGTGCTTCCATTGGAAGACGCTGCGCCGTCAGGTGCGCGTGCGCGGCGCGGTGGAGAAAGTCAGCGATGCCGAGGCCGATGCCTATTACGCTTCACGCCCGCGCGGCAGCCGCATCGGCGCCTGGGCATCCAAGCAGTCACGCCCGCTGGAAAGCCGTTTCGCGCTGGAAAAGGCCGTTGCGGAATACACCGCAAAATATGCCATCGGCGACATTCCACGCCCGTCCTACTGGTCGGGTTTCCGTATTCGTCCGGTCTCGATTGAATTCTGGCATGACAGGGCCTTCCGCCTGCATGACCGCGTTCTGTTCACACGTCCCGCACCTGAGGGCGACTGGAACAAGGAACGGCTTTATCCATGA
- a CDS encoding GGDEF domain-containing protein codes for MPKLDFLTLYIVILLNSLTVCIIWTAIAFSYRKFRPARIWLLSTTLLLVGGFVLSLQGNEGAFWPAVTGNTIIIYGFCLAWVGARYFYGHKGGWRLAMGISLASFAVMAAFHSSWQGRNIAYAVGQSVPMGMTVFYLARQKGIGLGGQIAIMAFLLGIIGHAIETSLNIAAWVGEFDQSLYFTIESYALVCVIYSGMIWNFGFIVMAMNRLHGDMAKVAETDELTGLPNRRHFMKRLARAELAFSEDGTAYSVMLIDIDNFKQWNDTYGHALGDQALVHFADVAVDVLNRRGVLARLGGDEFSILLTKMDEQEATEIARDIVRAINDAPLAFNGQKLAMTVSIGIASEERDNETSDLDVFARADLALYKVKQAGRNGYATRTATVNAPCSSFSDGQRAAG; via the coding sequence ATGCCAAAACTCGACTTTTTGACGCTTTATATTGTAATTCTCTTAAATTCGCTGACGGTCTGCATCATCTGGACCGCTATCGCCTTCTCTTATCGCAAATTCCGGCCTGCCAGAATCTGGCTTCTTTCGACGACGCTTCTGTTGGTCGGAGGCTTCGTGCTTTCGCTGCAGGGTAATGAGGGTGCGTTCTGGCCTGCGGTCACCGGTAATACCATCATCATTTACGGCTTCTGCCTTGCCTGGGTTGGTGCGCGTTATTTCTATGGCCACAAAGGCGGCTGGCGGCTGGCGATGGGAATATCGCTCGCAAGTTTCGCCGTGATGGCGGCATTTCATTCGAGCTGGCAGGGGCGCAACATTGCTTATGCCGTGGGACAGTCAGTGCCCATGGGGATGACGGTTTTCTATCTGGCCCGGCAGAAGGGCATTGGTCTCGGCGGTCAGATTGCTATCATGGCCTTTTTGCTCGGTATCATTGGGCACGCCATTGAGACCTCGCTGAACATCGCCGCATGGGTGGGTGAGTTCGATCAGTCGCTCTATTTTACCATCGAAAGCTATGCGCTTGTCTGTGTGATCTATAGTGGCATGATCTGGAATTTCGGCTTTATCGTCATGGCGATGAACCGCTTGCATGGCGATATGGCCAAGGTAGCAGAAACGGACGAGCTGACCGGGCTTCCGAACCGCCGTCATTTCATGAAAAGACTCGCAAGGGCGGAGTTGGCGTTCAGCGAGGACGGTACAGCCTATAGCGTCATGCTGATCGACATCGATAATTTCAAACAATGGAACGACACCTATGGTCATGCGCTGGGCGATCAGGCGCTCGTGCATTTTGCCGATGTGGCGGTCGACGTCCTTAATCGGCGCGGTGTGCTGGCACGTCTCGGCGGTGATGAGTTTTCCATTCTGCTGACAAAGATGGACGAGCAGGAAGCGACGGAAATCGCACGCGACATCGTCAGGGCGATCAACGATGCCCCGCTTGCCTTCAATGGACAGAAACTCGCCATGACTGTCAGTATCGGCATTGCCAGTGAGGAACGCGACAACGAAACGAGTGACCTTGACGTTTTTGCCCGGGCCGATCTTGCGCTTTACAAGGTAAAGCAGGCTGGCCGGAACGGCTACGCAACACGCACGGCGACGGTGAACGCGCCGTGCTCTTCATTTTCGGACGGGCAACGAGCTGCCGGTTGA
- a CDS encoding RT0821/Lpp0805 family surface protein — MSCRANALRKAVIGICILSLAGCAMGGVSIEKAVPDSSTITGSVKQPQPVETDTGKLSDQSAIRNVVSALNFTEWGKKPVPWANPDTGSQGTITTIAENSKNNQLCREFETSREAFDGVSIYRGETCMQRGGQWTVTSFAPI; from the coding sequence CTGAGCTGCCGCGCAAATGCGCTGCGCAAGGCCGTGATTGGCATATGCATTCTCTCGCTTGCCGGTTGCGCCATGGGTGGCGTGAGCATTGAAAAGGCCGTTCCCGATTCTTCCACGATCACCGGATCGGTGAAACAGCCGCAGCCGGTTGAGACCGATACTGGCAAGCTTTCCGACCAATCCGCGATCAGGAACGTTGTTTCAGCGCTCAATTTCACGGAATGGGGCAAGAAGCCCGTACCGTGGGCCAATCCCGATACGGGCAGCCAGGGCACGATCACCACCATTGCCGAGAACAGCAAGAACAACCAGCTTTGCCGCGAATTCGAAACCTCGCGTGAAGCTTTTGACGGTGTTTCCATCTATCGCGGCGAAACCTGCATGCAGCGTGGTGGTCAATGGACGGTGACTTCGTTCGCGCCCATTTGA
- a CDS encoding DnaJ C-terminal domain-containing protein, which produces MRDPYSVLGVAKTAKPEEIKSAFRKLAKKHHPDQNKDDPKAQERFAELNQAYEIVGDKDKRGQFDRGEIDAEGKPAFQGFTGGQGFGGAHGDPFGGFRQGGDGNSHFEFRSGPGGFQQGGGFGGADDILNDLFGGAFGGGARAGGGARQRGPAKGADLSASINITLEQAAGAEKVEAIFPNGKHLKIKLPRFVEDGQTIRLKGQGEPLMGGTAGDALVTIHFKAHPRFRLEGRDVHVDMPVELADAVLGGKQEVETLDGRIAVKIPAWSSSDRVLRLKEKGLPLKADGRGDLYVHVRIMLPEGGDKELEEFLQKRRVA; this is translated from the coding sequence ATGCGCGATCCCTATAGCGTGCTGGGCGTCGCCAAAACGGCGAAGCCCGAGGAAATAAAATCGGCTTTTCGCAAACTGGCCAAAAAGCACCATCCGGATCAGAACAAGGATGATCCGAAAGCGCAGGAGCGCTTTGCAGAACTGAACCAGGCCTATGAAATTGTGGGCGACAAGGACAAGCGTGGTCAGTTTGACCGGGGCGAGATAGATGCCGAAGGCAAGCCTGCCTTTCAGGGTTTCACCGGCGGACAGGGCTTCGGCGGCGCTCATGGCGACCCGTTTGGCGGTTTCCGGCAAGGTGGCGACGGCAACAGTCACTTTGAATTCCGTTCTGGTCCCGGCGGCTTTCAGCAAGGCGGCGGTTTCGGCGGCGCGGATGATATTCTGAACGACCTTTTCGGCGGCGCTTTCGGTGGAGGCGCCCGTGCTGGTGGTGGTGCGCGTCAGCGCGGCCCGGCCAAGGGAGCTGACCTTTCCGCGTCTATTAATATTACGCTGGAGCAGGCGGCCGGTGCGGAGAAGGTCGAGGCGATCTTCCCGAATGGCAAGCACCTGAAGATCAAGTTGCCGAGATTCGTTGAAGACGGTCAGACCATTCGCCTGAAAGGGCAGGGCGAGCCGTTGATGGGCGGAACGGCAGGCGATGCGCTGGTCACGATACACTTCAAGGCACATCCGCGGTTTCGCCTCGAAGGACGTGATGTCCATGTAGATATGCCGGTCGAGCTTGCCGATGCGGTTCTGGGCGGCAAGCAGGAAGTCGAAACGCTGGATGGGCGTATCGCAGTCAAAATTCCGGCCTGGTCGAGTTCCGATCGCGTGCTGCGCCTGAAAGAAAAAGGCCTCCCGTTGAAAGCTGATGGGCGCGGCGATCTCTACGTTCATGTGCGGATCATGCTGCCGGAAGGCGGCGACAAGGAACTGGAAGAATTCCTGCAAAAGCGCAGAGTCGCCTGA